From Ochotona princeps isolate mOchPri1 chromosome X, mOchPri1.hap1, whole genome shotgun sequence, one genomic window encodes:
- the MAGEE2 gene encoding melanoma-associated antigen E2 translates to MSLVSQNARHGSAESTADYSDGRGEMQAANISGPPTSMLVSDAPQDPQGASASQAAQDPNDLEVLIDEQSRRLGALRVHDPLEDRSIALVNFMRMKSQTEGSIQQSEMLEFLREYSDQFPEILRRASAHLDRVFGLNLRVLDPQTDTYNLISKRGPQTTERLVESLDMPKAGLLALVLGHILLNGNRAREASIWDLLLKVDVLDEPQRVNNLFGDTRNLLTTDFVHMRFLEYWPVYGTNPLEFEFLWGSRAHREITKMEALKFLAQAHDEEPWNWPEEYNKALEADKAKERSQAAGLEFWSEDTMNDKANDLVQLAINVTEELLPIHQDELLAHTGKEFEDVFPNILSRATLILDLFYGFSLIEVDTSEHIYLLVQQPESEEEQVMLESLGRPTQEYVMPILGLIFLMGNRVKEANVWNLLRRFSVDVGRKHAITCKLMRQRYLECRPLSYSNPVEYELLWGPRAHLETTKMKALEYMARLYRKRPQDWPEQYREAVEDEEARARSEATAMFFFGSM, encoded by the coding sequence ATGTCTCTGGTAAGCCAGAACGCGCGCCACGGCAGCGCCGAGAGCACTGCAGATTACAGCGACGGCCGGGGTGAAATGCAGGCTGCTAACATCTCCGGGCCCCCCACCTCCATGCTAGTCTCCGATGCTCCACAGGATCCTCAGGGTGCCAGCGCTTCCCAGGCTGCGCAGGATCCAAATGACCTCGAGGTCCTGATTGATGAGCAATCCCGACGTTTGGGGGCGCTCAGGGTCCACGACCCTCTAGAAGACAGGTCCATTGCGTTGGTGAATTTCATGCGAATGAAAAGCCAAACCGAGGGGTCCATCCAGCAGTCAGAGATGCTGGAGTTTCTCAGAGAATATTCAGATCAGTTCCCTGAGATCCTCAGAAGAGCCTCAGCTCACCTGGATCGGGTCTTTGGGTTGAACCTGAGGGTTCTCGATCCCCAGACTGATACCTACAACCTAATCAGCAAACGAGGTCCCCAGACCACTGAGCGACTAGTAGAGTCTCTGGACATGCCAAAGGCAGGTCTTCTGGCCCTAGTCCTAGGCCACATACTCCTGAATGGCAACCGGGCAAGGGAGGCCtccatttgggatctgctgctaaAGGTTGATGTGTTGGATGAGCCTCAGAGAGTCAACAACCTCTTTGGGGACACAAGGAACCTCCTCACGACTGACTTTGTGCACATGCGATTCTTAGAGTACTGGCCCGTTTATGGCACCAATCCCCTTGAATTTGAATTTTTGTGGGGCTCTAGAGCCCACAGGGAAATCACAAAGATGGAAGCCCTGAAGTTTTTGGCACAAGCCCATGATGAAGAGCCCTGGAACTGGCCAGAAGAATATAACAAGGCCCTGGAAGCTGACAAAGCCAAAGAAAGAAGTCAGGCTGCTGGCTTAGAGTTCTGGTCAGAGGACACAATGAATGATAAGGCAAATGATTTGGTCCAATTGGCCATTAACGTCACTGAAGAGTTGCTTCCTATACATCAGGATGAGCTATTGGCTCACACTGGCAAAGAATTTGAGGATGTGTTCCCAAATATCCTCAGTCGAGCGACCCTGATCCTTGATTTGTTCTATGGGTTCTCTCTGATTGAAGTTGATACCAGTGAGCACATCTATCTCCTTGTCCAACAACCAGAATCCGAAGAAGAGCAAGTGATGCTGGAGAGCCTGGGGAGACCCACTCAAGAATATGTGATGCCAATCCTGGGTTTGATCTTCCTGATGGGCAACCGTGTCAAAGAGGCCAACGTGTGGAACTTGCTTCGAAGATTTAGTGTCGATGTAGGAAGAAAGCATGCCATCACCTGTAAGCTTATGAGGCAGCGCTACCTGGAATGCAGGCCACTGTCCTATTCGAATCCAGTTGAATATGAGCTTTTATGGGGTCCTCGAGCCCACCTTGAGACCACCAAAATGAAAGCCTTGGAGTACATGGCCAGGCTCTACAGAAAGCGACCACAGGACTGGCCAGAGCAATATCGAGAGGCTGTGGAAGATGAAGAGGCCAGAGCCAGATCTGAGGCAACTGCCATGTTCTTCTTTGGCTCCATGTGA